The DNA sequence ATGACAAATTGTAGAAAGAGACTTCTTTGAACTTCAATGCAAGGACAATCAATCAAATTACAAAGTGACCTCATTCTAAATGATAACAAGTTAGTTCATTCATTTGATTAAGTAAGTATTGAAAATTATGtatgtaataatttattaattaacagcaaaatttaaaataaagtttcaatttataataaattaatttttagtctATTAGGTTAAAAGATATTGtgagaaacaaaaaataaaaacatctCTTTTTGgctatttatatttataatttttacttattattattCTGTGTGTTTTTTCTTTATACCGAAGAGACAGTTCTTCAGGCATTTGTCAAGTTAAATAACCATTCCAAATGCAAAGAAGAAACCAGTTTATGTGAAAATCACATCAGCTCTACAACCAATGAAATAATGAGTTGCATTTGGTAAAATGTTGCTTTCTAAGTGTATTGAGAATGAGACTTGATTTTTCttgtaattatttatttgaagAAACTAAAGTGGATTCTCTTTCAGTTTTCAGAtactattattttaatatagaaAAACTCAAAAGTTTAGTATCACTTTTTAATCTTAacatatatttgaaattttatttgttCGATTGTGGTGTGGTTATTAGGAGAGCTGAAATAACAAGAGTATTGTTATGTGAGTGTGGTGAAGCCTATAATTATGAACATGAAGAAGGAAATGGCAAAAGAGTGATTAAGTAATAGAACAGAGGACAGCTTGCATCACTCTTTCAAGAAATCAGAATGAATGAATATATAAATGAAATGAAATTATCTATAATTCTATGTAGCCTTAGGCTGGCTTGGATCATGAGCTTTTGTATATAATGCTTGCCTTTTAAGTTTTTTCTGCCCCAGCTGAGAGGCATCCTAGAAACTAGAGCTATCATTTTATCACATTAAATGGTGCTATATTTTGTACATAGTCACAAGTCAGAATTTCAAATAgattccaatttcttttaaGTAAATATAATACGAAAAAGTACGAGgaatcaataaaatatttgtacaatgtgcaATGTTTTGAAAACCGGACTGAACCGACCGGTCGAATCGGTTAAACCGGAAACAGACAGGAAAAACGGTCTGATCCAGCATGCAAAACCGCAAAATTAAAAATTGCTCAAGAACCGCTGAACCGGCCGGTTACCGGCAGGTCGGACCGGACCGGAACCCGGCCGGTTTACATAAAACGACCTCGCTTCCTTCCTTAAAAGAGAAAAACTTGCACGCGTTATCTCCCATTCCCCCTTCTCCAACTCCTTCCTTCAGCAAACCCTAGCCTCCACCAAAGAAAGCAAACCTAGTCTCCACCAATAGTTGTCGCCGTCTGTCGGAGTGAGAGACTGCTGCCTCCGTCcatcgcactcaagaacttccGTCTTCGTGCTCTCGGGCCTCTCGCCGGATCCTCCACGTCGGGTGTTCGCATCTCGCCGTTCTCCTCTGTGCTCGGCTGCTCGCGCCTCCCTCCGCCAGTGAGTGCTCGAGCTGTGCGTGTTGGTTGCTGCTCGATTCTGCCTCCCAGTCTCACTCGAGTCTCGTCTCAGTCACTGGCATCTCGTGGTTTGTCTGTCTCGTCGCCGGCGGCAGAAGCAACTCGTGGGGTTGTGTCTTGCTTCTTCGCCTTCCGTGGGGTGGTCGCCGACTCGCCGTCGACCGTTGGTGAGTCCCTGCACCATCGCTTCCCTGTTCTCTCTTTTCAGATTTCCCTTCTCCCTGTATTCTTGCATGTTGCCGAATTGCTAATCAAATTTGCCTTGTTGCTAATCTAAATGTTGCTGTAAATCGGGACTTTACTTGgatttgttaaatttgttgctGTAACTTGATCGGGACTTTACTTGgatttgttaaatttgttgctGTAACTTGAATTTGTTGCCGAATTTGTTGCTTCCCAGTCACAGAATCAGAACAGAATACTCAGTCAGTGCTTGGTTGATTGGTTTTGCTCACTGATTgtatttgatgataaattttaaattgataacttttaaattttaaatttgtactGCGTGTTACTGATTCACTGTTGCTTCAGTactttttgttgttgttaatcaTTGTGATGAGCTTTATTAAAATTGGGTTGAAAACTGTTgaatcttttttcatttttaattgttCTTAACTTCTGTAATTATTTAGTTGGATAACTGATGTAATTATTGAGTTCAAGAGATTGAGTTTTTGATTTGCAAGGTgatttttggttgattttttatttaatttgataatgGTGTTTATGATTGGGGTTATCTGgttttcattctttttgaatttgaaaattcCTCCTACTTCAAACTGCTTATGCTGCTTTTCACTATTTCTGGTGTGTAACTTGTATACTTCTGCATGATTCTCTTTTGATTCCACACAAAGTTGATGAAAAAAACTGATTTTGTTATCTGGGGTAATCCTATTCTGTTTCTATCTATGTTTTCTTGCTAATGGAACATTCTAGTCTAGTTGTTTAGTGATCAGAATGTTATTCCTTCTTAGCTTCATGGAATGAAAGAGAAACTACATTGCATCTTCAGAGTCAGAGGAATCAAAAaccattaattaatttatatattattcattttagTTTTATGATTCTTTCAATTTGGTTGTGTACTTATTCTTCTTATTCAGCATAGGAATTTAGCTGTGTACTTATTCTTCTACATTGGCATGTTCATCTTCACTTTGCAAAAAGCTTCTCATTTGATGATCTATTAACTACCTCATTTTCTCGTACCATTCCTTTTGTTATGGCTTTAGCCGAAGAAATTGGAAGGGCTGGATGAGGAGACATTGATGCCTCAGAAGACATCTTGAggttttgatgattgataacTCTTTATGTTGACatttaatatttgatatttctttatattatttaacttgAGTTTGTATATTATTAAGATTATATGAATTTGATTGATGACATTAAATgtagttttttaaatttgaaaactattttaatatttatattatactataattatattttaggatgtttatttataatttatttattattttattttaaaacggtttttccggttgaaccactggttagACCGGTTGGACCAgtaaaccagtgaaccagtagCTAGAGCGGTTTGATGACCGGTCCGGTTTTCCGAACCTTGTTTATTTCTCATACTGAAAATTTAGTCCATATATTTTGTTCAAATATGTGTTTTCTGCTAGAAGTTATAAGATATCATTTTCAAGAGCTATTTGTACCTGCTTTAGGGAAATTTTCCTATAATTCTTAAAGGTTTATATGGGATATCTTTGTGGCATAATGCATCTGATATAAATTATTGTGTTTTGTTTGGAACAGGCATTGGGGTATCTTCAATTTATTTTTGCTTGTTCAATTTTGAGTTGGAGTTGGGTTTAATTGTGAGTTGCTGAGTTAATAATACTGATTTTGTTGATGTTTGCTTATTCTGAATTGCTGATCTTCtgaaatgatgatgatgttgttgCCGATATGTTGTTGGCTTGTTGCTGATTTTCTGATGATTCCTGATTAGTGATGATTAGTGCATgtgtttagttaaaaatttggttgttaatgtttttttttgtgtaGAACATTAGGTGAAATtgtgaaattttgaattttattaagttagaaattattgaatttaaatatttgaaattataaattgaatttttaattaatatttaattaaaccggttgaacctCGGTCAAACTATATATATTGTTGTTGATTATAAGTTGTTGATTATGATTCTGTTTATTCAGTAACtgattgatgttgttgattCTTGGTAGTGtaatatatatagttttaatGGTTGATTGATGTTTTTTTTCCTGATTATTGGTGTTTATGGTTGTTTTTGTTGCTATGCTATATTGTGCTGTGAACAGAATATGAATATCATTAGCCATTGTATGTTAAAGTTGGTGGTTAATGTGTTTAGGCTATGTTCTGTTTGGGTCTATGGCTGGATAAAGGGTCTATAAAATAGACCTGATCAAAATATAGTGCCGGATCAAGGCCAAAGCAAAGCCCATTAACACCATTTGCAATTTCATTGAAATTCTCGTCTTACCTTTTTTTTCCCACCCAGCTTTGCTGCttctttaattgaatttaattttgtttgtttatttgtttttagaTTTCTGGTTGCAGAGTGTTACATTGAAATGGGTTGGAAAGCTGCAGAGAAACTTATTAGACACTGGAAAATTGTCAGAGGTGACAATGTAATAACAATCCCCGAATCCAACTAAATATTGTTTGTCCTTTTTTACATATTTATgttataaattttgattttacatATTCATTTTCTGTATGTAACAGGTTATGATCATAAGGGGTAAAGATAAGGGTGAGTCTGGGGTCATTAAACGTGTTATTCGTTCCCAGAATCGTGTTATTGTCGAGGGTAAAAATTTGGTGAGAAAAATAAAACACTCTTCATCCCTACTATATTATTTGTCATATTTAGCATGTGATTATGGAAAAAAATTGATACAATAACAATATACAAACCTTTGTCATAATGATATGGTATGCTCTAGAAACCATGGACACCAATTAAGTGATGTGTTGGTCGCAAGGACACCAACATAGCATGACGTATGTGTATCTGTATCTATATTTGACGAAACATGTATTTCTCAATTGGTTCACACTTCAGACATGACTTGGAAATAGTATAAATAGGTTGggaaatatcaataaaaatgatattttgtAAATTTTCGAATGAACTTAGTTGTAGTAAGTAGTAACACAAATGACATATGTTAATAATGTCTCTTAAATTTTCTGGCAGAGCCTAGAATGTTGTATATATTGGTAGATTGATATTtataaaatcatgaaaattatataaatcgTATATGTACGTATGTGTTTATAACAATGTTGTTCTCGTGCTATTTTAAACATTTGGCTTGTCTTGGTTTCTATGTCATGTAAGTATTAGTGCTTTATTCGGTATTTTGTTATAATTTGAATGATTTGGTGTTCATGTGagtttatatctatatttgcaTCAGTAACTACTCTTGTATTTTGTTGAGATTAAGTGAGAATTTTATTAAATGGGTGCACTAtgctttctaattttttttacttgaaTGATTTTTTTGATGTCCTTTATACAGGTAAAGAAACATATCAAGGCAGGGCCAGGTCATGAAGGGGGGATCTTTACAGTTGAAGCCCCACTTCATGCCTCCAATGTGCAAGTCGTTGACCCAGTTACAGGGTATATGCACTTGTGTTTGAAAATTGAACCAGTGATTGTTGCATCTCCAGGTTTGGAATAATGTTTCACAGTAATTGATTTTCACTTTCACTTGTGCAGGAAGCCTTGCAAGGTTGGGATTAAATATCTTGAAGATGGTACTAAAGTCAGAGTATCCAGAGGAATAGGAACATCTGGGTCCATAATCCCTCGACCTGAGATCCTCAAGATAAGAACTACACCAAGACCTACACAACGTACATATCTAAAACCTTGCCCTTTTTTCCTTGTTTAAGTAGTAGCTGTAGCTTTTCTTTAAAGTTTCCATATATGGTAAGCATATGTTGTTTCTTCTGCCTTTCTAATTATACTCAGGAGTCACTTTTGGAGCTGATCCATCCTCCTTTAATATACACATTTAAAAGATGGCAGTTGGCACAAAAATATGCAGATATATAGAGTGGAAATTCATATTTGGAAAGAGAGTGGGGGAGTGGTCAATTTAGTTGTCCGACTGATTACATGTTGAAgaaatttttttcctttatttttttgtgataaaagaagaaatatttttgatacAAAGGGATTAAGGGAATGATATTACATAGAGGATGGTACATAAGATGTCCTCAACATAGTTACATAATTTCACTGGTTAGGTGACATACCACGTACTAATTAACAATTAACAATTCATCTACGTATCGGGACGCCATGGATATACTTCCTACATAACATATTTTACATGTGACCTGTTCCTGTATTTGAAAGTATCAGTTTCCTTATAACTATGATCCTCAATACAAAAAACGAAGCAGGATATTATCCCTTTAAATAGATCGCGTTCCTTACACTAGGTAGGTGCAAATCTATCTCACAAGACTTGCTGCCCAAAAGCCTTCTATTAAGAATGCAAGAATTGCACCTTCCAAATACACCAAATAATGGCAGACAGCACATTGCTATAAACATTTGGCTTCCATTCTTCTCCCAAAACCTACAAACTTAATTGATAAAATCCCAAATTTTCAGGATAAACCCAACATTATTGTTGTATCAAATATGTCAGACAATGAGTTCCATAGAAAATTAGCAATAGAACATTGCACAAATATATGTATATTCAATTCCAAATTAGCACTAACATATAATACATTGATTAGGGAATAGCCTTCTAATTCTTCAATAGCATACTGTTGGAGTTAATTCAACTAAGCACTCTTGTCTAAATAGAATATTTCATCATTGAGAGAACTTTGGATTCTAATCAATAAGAGTCTTGTTCAAAGAGTGGTCAGGAATTGGAATTATTTCATGTTGAAGAATTTTAGTTGTCCTAACTGTAATTGTGAAGTGCTTAGAAGAAGAATCTTGCTTCCAGAATTTGAGTTAGTTAAACTAATATACTTGCAGCGAAGCATTCATATCTAAATGTGGAAGCCGAACTAGGAAGCTAGATCATAACACTGTAATGCATTTATCCCAGTAATTTTGATCGATCAATTAAAGTTTATTGTGATATTCATTAAGTTAAAAGTTAGGTTAGAGGCAAGGTAATCGATGGGAGTTCTAAACCTGCATTTGGCAACTTCCAAGGATAGAAATACAGAAAACCATGAGAGTGTGTGTGGTTGGAGGAATTATAAAATAATTCCTAGGAATTTTAAGATAGGAATATCATATTTCCATGTTTGGTTCAAAGTTTGAAAAACTATTTCTAAATAAGTTTGATTCCAGGGAATCAAAATACCATCATTTCAATTCCCACCTTCCCCTTGGATATCTTTAATTCCCATGGAAATGGAATCTTTATAATAATGTAATACTTGAACCACACACACCCTGAGGGACACAAAATTGTTAAGGAGAAGACAGCTACAAAAGCAAGCAAAATGCCTCTATCCTAGGGCAGGTTTCCTCTGTACTTTCTGCCCAAAATATGGGGACTGTGGGGGAAATATTCTCT is a window from the Arachis stenosperma cultivar V10309 chromosome 3, arast.V10309.gnm1.PFL2, whole genome shotgun sequence genome containing:
- the LOC130968956 gene encoding uncharacterized protein LOC130968956 produces the protein MGWKAAEKLIRHWKIVRGDNVMIIRGKDKGESGVIKRVIRSQNRVIVEGKNLVKKHIKAGPGHEGGIFTVEAPLHASNVQVVDPVTGKPCKVGIKYLEDGTKVRVSRGIGTSGSIIPRPEILKIRTTPRPTQPGPKDTPMEHVLEKTYDAKTGMGMPDL